The Amblyomma americanum isolate KBUSLIRL-KWMA chromosome 5, ASM5285725v1, whole genome shotgun sequence genome window below encodes:
- the LOC144132359 gene encoding uncharacterized protein LOC144132359 — protein MEAFLETVRGYPCLYDKSNIDFKDKDLRANRWHMIGQQFGMTGEQAAGKFKNFRDRWLKVALEKKKAYKSGAPGKEGKAKSEWTYYYILDSFLRKTPYYAEKLTTNIPLPQERHLQQAEEALSTSSAAGDCWPSPSPAEEVLDEICSGRTTASDEESCGLLSPTPTETEASSGSNSGTNRAQPPVQPSQVRLSSTPQSRKRKKNDAFEEAVQEALGSCSSTLSRIETARKLAVPRAESPPDECQEAANWMATKLRKLPARKRSEILFKIHSLIFEAEMELPE, from the exons ATGGAAGCGTTTTTGGAAACTGTGCGTGGTTATCCGTGCCTGTATGATAAATCAAACATCGATTTTAAGGATAAGGACCTGCGTGCCAACCGCTGGCACATGATTGGACAACAGTTTGGAATGACAG GCGAGCAGGCAGCGGGGAAGTTTAAGAACTTCCGCGACCGCTGGCTTAAGGTAGCGCTGGAGAAGAAGAAGGCCTACAAGAGTGGTGCTCCCGGCAAAGAAGGGAAAGCGAAAAGTGAATGGACATACTATTATATTCTAGACAGTTTCCTGCGGAAGACACCGTACTACGCCGAAAA ATTAACCACGAATATCCCACTGCCACAAGAAAG ACACTTGCAGCAGGCCGAAGAGGCACTGTCAACCAGCAGTGCTGCAGGCGATTG TTGGCCCAGCCCATCGCCTGCTGAAGAAGTGCTGGATGAAAT ATGCTCTGGGAGAACAACCGCCTCAGATGAAGAGAGCTGTGG CTTGCTCAGTCCAACCCCAACTGAGACTGAAGCATCTTCCGG GTCCAACAGTGGCACAAACAGAGCCCAGCCGCCAGTGCAGCCTTCCCAAGTGCGACTTTCCTCGACACCACAGTCtcg taaaagaaaaaagaatgacgCATTCGAAGAAGCTGTGCAGGAAGCACTGGGTAGCTGCAGCAGCACACTAAGCAGAATTGAGACTGCTAGGAAGCTTGCAGTACCCAGGGCCGAAAGCCCACCAGACGAATGCCAGGAGGCGGCCAACTGGATGGCCACAAAGCTGCGAAAGCTTCCTGCAAGAAAACGCTCAGAGATACTGTTTAAGATTCATTCGCTTATTTTTGAGGCCGAAATGGAGCTGCCCGAATGA